TTCAAAAATAACTATTTGTTCCGCAGCTGGACCGATGCCAGCTCGATTGTCGATTATCTGATTTTCGCACGGAAATACATTACCGAGTGCGAAGAACGCTACGGCGTGGATGAAGTGGAGAAACTGCTCGACTCCTGTCATGCGCTGATGAATTACGGCGTTGATCGCTACAAACGCCCGCAAAAAATCTCTCTGCAGGAAGAAAAAGCACGGCAGAAAAGTCGTGAAGAGTATCTGCAAAGCCAGGTAAATATGCTGTGGCGCACCCTGCCGAAACGCGAAGAAGAAAAAACCGTTGCCGAAGCACGGCGTTATCCTTCCGAGCCGCAGGAGAACATTCTCTACTTTATGGAAAAAAACGCGCCGCTGCTTGAACCCTGGCAGCGTGAAATCCTGCGCATCGTGCGTAAGGTGAGCCAGTATTTCTATCCGCAGAAACAGACGCAGGTGATGAATGAGGGGTGGGCAACGTTCTGGCACTACACCATTCTCAATCATCTGTACGACGAAGGGAAAGTGACCGAACGCTTTATGTTGGAGTTCCTGCACAGCCACACCAACGTGGTGTTCCAGCCGCCTTACAACAGCCCGTGGTATAGCGGGATTAACCCATATGCGCTCGGGTTTGCGATGTTCCAGGACATCAAACGCATTTGTCAGTCGCCGACGGAAGAGGATAAATACTGGTTCCCGGATATTGCCGGATCAGACTGGCTGGAAACGCTGCATTTTGCGATGCGCGACTTCAAAGACGAGAGCTTTATCAGCCAGTTTATGTCGCCAAAGATTATGCGTGATTTCCGCTTCTTTACGGTGCTGGATGACGATCACAACAATTATCTCGAAATCTCAGCGATTCACAACGAAGAGGGTTACCGTGAAATCCGCTCGCGCCTTTCCTCACAGTATAACTTGAGCAATCTGGAGCCGAATATCCAGGTCTGGAATGTGGATCTGCGCGGCGACCGCTCCTTGACGCTGCGGTATATTCCGCATAATCGTGCGCCGCTGGATAAAGGGCGCAAAGAGGTGCTCAAGCATGTTCATCGCCTGTGGGGTTTTGACGTGATGATGGAGCAACAAAACGAAGATGGTAGCGTGGAATTACTGGAACGTTGCCCGGCGCGTACTAACTCTCTCTAAAATACCGCTAAAAAAAAGCCTCTCATTTGAGAGGCTTTTTACTGTTAATGTCCGTGAATCGCCAAATCGCCGGGCAGATTCTTCTGCATACGGTGCCAGATCTCGCCGCTATCACGACCGTAGCGACGTACCGTTTCGTACACCTGATCGTGCATCCCCTCGGAACAGATTTCGCTGAGCTTATGATAGAAGCCGAGCGCCAGGCTGCGGGCTTCAGGATTGGCGAAATAGTGACGTCCAATGCGGGTATACAGTCCTTTCATGCCGTTGATAATCAGCCCGTAAATCGGGTTACCTGAGGCAAACGCCAGACCACGGAAAATGTTGTAGTCCAGCGTCGCAAAGGCGTCGGCATGATCTTCAATGGCATTCGCCGTCGCCAATACTTCCAGCGCCTTATCGGGATGCTGGCGGAAGGCGGTACGAATAAAAATGGTCGAGATATTGGTGCGCACTGACAGCAGATTATCAATCAGCTGAGGAACACTTTCATGATCGAGGCGTGCGAGCGTTTCAAGAATATTCAGACCCGACGTTTCCCAGAAGTTGTTCACTTTGGTGGGTTTGCCGTGCTGAATGGTCAACCAGCCATCACGTGCCAGACGCTGTAACACTTCGCGTAAGGTGGTTCGTGTGACGCCAATAAGTTCAGAGAGTTCGCGTTCAGCGGGAAGAATCGTTCCAGGCGCAAAACGGTTATTCCAGATGCTTTCAATGATG
This sequence is a window from Enterobacter sp. 638. Protein-coding genes within it:
- a CDS encoding SpoVR family protein codes for the protein MATIDSMNKDSTRLSDGPDWTFELLDVYLAEIDRVAKLYRLDTYPHQIEVITSEQMMDAYSSVGMPINYPHWSFGKKFIETERLYKHGQQGLAYEIVINSNPCIAYLMEENTITMQALVMAHACYGHNSFFKNNYLFRSWTDASSIVDYLIFARKYITECEERYGVDEVEKLLDSCHALMNYGVDRYKRPQKISLQEEKARQKSREEYLQSQVNMLWRTLPKREEEKTVAEARRYPSEPQENILYFMEKNAPLLEPWQREILRIVRKVSQYFYPQKQTQVMNEGWATFWHYTILNHLYDEGKVTERFMLEFLHSHTNVVFQPPYNSPWYSGINPYALGFAMFQDIKRICQSPTEEDKYWFPDIAGSDWLETLHFAMRDFKDESFISQFMSPKIMRDFRFFTVLDDDHNNYLEISAIHNEEGYREIRSRLSSQYNLSNLEPNIQVWNVDLRGDRSLTLRYIPHNRAPLDKGRKEVLKHVHRLWGFDVMMEQQNEDGSVELLERCPARTNSL
- the fadR gene encoding fatty acid metabolism transcriptional regulator FadR — encoded protein: MVIKAQSPAGFAEEYIIESIWNNRFAPGTILPAERELSELIGVTRTTLREVLQRLARDGWLTIQHGKPTKVNNFWETSGLNILETLARLDHESVPQLIDNLLSVRTNISTIFIRTAFRQHPDKALEVLATANAIEDHADAFATLDYNIFRGLAFASGNPIYGLIINGMKGLYTRIGRHYFANPEARSLALGFYHKLSEICSEGMHDQVYETVRRYGRDSGEIWHRMQKNLPGDLAIHGH